GCCCGATAAACAGAGGCGATCGCCTGAGTAACATCCGATTTTGTGGTTGGAGCCATAGCTGAGCTAAAAAGACAAAAAACTTTTTGGTGAAGTGTCGATTTGAGCAATTCCCGTTCGACTGACTTACGAAGGAGGCAAAGCTCAATCGTACCGAATGAAAAAACTTTTTGGCGAGGTGTCGATTTAAGCAATTCCCGTTCGACTTAACTACAAAGGAGGCAACGGAATGAAATACATGCTGCTGATCTACATGGACGAAAACGCCCTGAGCGAAACCGAGCGAGAGCATTGCTATGTAGAATCCGCCCAACTCGCACAGGAACTCAACGCCAAGGGTCAGTATTTGGCGACCGCTCCACTCCATCCCGTGGCAACAGCAACCAGTATCCGCGTTCGCGACGGTAAATCACTCGTGACTGATGGACCGTTTGCTGAAACCCGCGAACAATTGGGTGGATTTTTTCTGATTGATGCTCAGGATCTCGATGAGACGATCGCGATCGCCACCCGCATCCCAGGAGCGCGAGTTGGCACGGTCGAGATTCGTCCTGTTCTTGAAATTGTGGGATTACCAGCGCATTGAACTTGAGGAGAACCATCATGCAAAATAATCATATGATCACCCCCTGCTTGTGGTTTGACGATCAAGCCGAAGCCGCCGCTCAGTTTTACACCGCCATTTTTCGCAATTCCAAGATCGTTCACATCAGCCGTTAGGCAGAAGCTGGACAGGAAATTCACGGAAAACCCGCTGGAACCGTCATGACCGTTAGCTTTGAACTAGACGGTCAGCCGTTCACAACCCTGAATGGAGGCCCAACCTTCAAATTTAACAAAGCGATTTCCTTCCAAGTCTTTTGCGACACCCAGGAGGAAGTGGATGATTACTGGCAAAAACTGTCTGCGGGTGGGGATGAAACTGCACAGCAATGCGGCTGGCTCAAAGATCAATATGGCGTCTCATGGCAA
The sequence above is drawn from the Trichocoleus desertorum ATA4-8-CV12 genome and encodes:
- a CDS encoding YciI family protein codes for the protein MKYMLLIYMDENALSETEREHCYVESAQLAQELNAKGQYLATAPLHPVATATSIRVRDGKSLVTDGPFAETREQLGGFFLIDAQDLDETIAIATRIPGARVGTVEIRPVLEIVGLPAH